In a single window of the Myxococcales bacterium genome:
- the polA gene encoding DNA polymerase I, with amino-acid sequence MAKKRLYLIDGSNYLFRAFYAIPRLTNSKGFPTNALHGFAKMLLKLQKEGKPEYMAVCFDRPEPTFRDGIFENYKANRQAPPEDLEKQFPYMRPLVEALGLKGVDLPGYEADDIIGTLAKKYASDDTEVVIVSGDKDMMQLIGPNVIMYDGMKDKWVGDKEVIEKFGVAPEGVVEVLGLAGDSSDNVPGISGVGPKTASKLIREYGSIEKVIKNAERIGGSLGKKLLDGAELARISLSLVRIATDAPLDIQLKDLVPKRMGGEQAVAFFKELEFSGLLTELGENTFESTISFEKYFTVTEEKALIKLCNSLKNKEYLSIDLETTSLDPIDAKIVGFSLSWEAGEAAYLPIGHLPSAPSNLCDQGPLFEISDPPAQLTIEEIKRHLGPLLAEPSLPLIGQNLNYDLTVLKQHGFQYAGVHFDTMIASYLIDPLGEHDLDSLAEKYLEHRMIRYEDVVGKGKSEICFSRVPIDSARDYACEDADVALRLFHIFRKEIKEKCRDLFNKIEMPLIDPLVDMQIAGVKVDSGKLARIGADFANKLGSLEKKIFELAGEEFNVNSTKQLGVILFEKLSLKGGKKTKTGYSTSQEILEELSSQHELPGKVLEYRTLSKLKSTYVDALPQLIYKRSGRIHTSFNQARTATGRLSSSDPNLQNIPVRGEEGRRIREAFVAEKGFKLLSADYSQIELRVLAHMSGDENLLQAFAEGLDVHAITASGIFGVRVRDVTREQRTVGKTVNFATIYGQGAFGLSKQLGISAGEAASYIENYFKKYPAVAKYRELVLYEAKNRGYVETLFGRRRPVGELSSQNRMAVQIAERVAFNTVFQGTAADIIKIAMIDIHAGIGDISKGAKMIVQVHDELLFEVPDGDCEVLKSFVVSKMEGAAQLKVPLVVDVGIADNWAEAH; translated from the coding sequence ATGGCAAAAAAGAGATTATATCTCATCGACGGTTCCAACTACTTATTTCGCGCCTTCTATGCGATTCCCAGACTGACCAATTCCAAAGGTTTTCCGACGAACGCCCTCCACGGCTTTGCGAAGATGCTCCTCAAGCTTCAGAAGGAGGGCAAGCCGGAATACATGGCGGTTTGCTTCGATCGTCCGGAGCCAACCTTTCGGGACGGGATTTTTGAAAATTACAAGGCCAACAGACAGGCTCCGCCCGAGGATCTCGAAAAACAGTTTCCATATATGCGCCCGCTTGTCGAGGCACTTGGGCTTAAAGGGGTCGATCTCCCGGGGTACGAGGCCGATGATATCATCGGAACGCTGGCGAAAAAGTATGCCTCCGATGATACCGAGGTTGTAATAGTCTCCGGCGATAAGGATATGATGCAGCTGATAGGTCCAAATGTCATCATGTACGACGGCATGAAGGATAAATGGGTTGGCGACAAAGAGGTGATTGAAAAATTTGGCGTTGCTCCGGAAGGTGTGGTTGAAGTTCTCGGTCTGGCGGGGGACTCATCCGACAATGTTCCCGGGATATCCGGGGTTGGTCCGAAAACTGCTTCCAAACTGATACGGGAATACGGCAGCATAGAAAAGGTCATCAAGAATGCGGAAAGGATCGGTGGCAGCCTCGGCAAAAAACTTCTGGATGGTGCGGAGCTGGCCCGTATTTCATTGAGCCTAGTTAGGATAGCTACCGATGCCCCGCTCGATATACAACTCAAGGATCTCGTCCCTAAAAGGATGGGGGGGGAGCAAGCCGTCGCGTTTTTTAAAGAGTTAGAATTTTCAGGGCTTCTGACTGAACTCGGAGAAAATACATTTGAATCCACAATATCCTTCGAGAAATACTTCACAGTTACAGAAGAAAAAGCTTTGATAAAGCTATGTAACAGCTTAAAAAATAAAGAATATTTATCCATAGACCTCGAGACTACCTCCCTTGATCCGATCGACGCCAAGATCGTGGGGTTCTCCCTCTCCTGGGAGGCCGGTGAGGCTGCCTATCTTCCCATCGGACATCTTCCTTCAGCTCCTTCCAACCTCTGCGATCAAGGGCCTCTCTTTGAAATTTCGGACCCTCCGGCACAGCTGACCATCGAGGAGATAAAAAGGCATCTGGGGCCGCTTCTTGCCGAGCCTTCTCTCCCCCTGATCGGCCAGAATCTGAACTATGATCTTACCGTATTGAAGCAGCACGGTTTTCAATATGCCGGGGTGCACTTTGATACGATGATAGCCTCATATCTGATAGATCCCCTCGGGGAGCATGACCTGGATTCGCTTGCCGAAAAATATCTCGAGCACAGGATGATCCGATATGAGGATGTCGTAGGGAAGGGTAAATCTGAGATCTGCTTTTCAAGAGTTCCGATAGATTCGGCGCGCGACTATGCCTGCGAGGATGCCGATGTGGCTCTGCGCCTTTTTCACATATTCAGAAAAGAGATAAAGGAAAAATGCCGCGACCTCTTCAATAAGATAGAGATGCCGTTGATCGATCCCCTTGTGGACATGCAGATAGCGGGGGTGAAGGTGGATTCCGGAAAGCTTGCCCGGATAGGGGCCGATTTCGCGAATAAGCTGGGATCTCTGGAGAAGAAAATTTTTGAGCTTGCGGGCGAGGAGTTCAACGTCAATTCTACGAAGCAGCTTGGCGTCATACTGTTTGAAAAGCTCTCCCTCAAAGGGGGCAAAAAAACGAAAACCGGTTATTCCACGAGCCAGGAGATTCTGGAGGAGCTTTCATCGCAGCATGAACTTCCTGGCAAGGTTCTAGAATACAGGACTCTTTCGAAATTGAAATCCACCTACGTCGATGCGTTGCCCCAGCTCATATACAAGCGCAGCGGAAGGATTCACACCTCTTTCAATCAGGCCAGAACGGCGACAGGGAGGCTCTCTTCTTCGGATCCGAATCTTCAGAATATACCGGTGCGCGGGGAAGAGGGAAGGCGAATTCGCGAGGCTTTTGTAGCTGAAAAGGGTTTCAAACTCCTCTCGGCGGATTATTCCCAGATAGAGTTGCGCGTTTTGGCCCACATGTCCGGCGACGAAAACCTTCTGCAGGCCTTCGCGGAGGGGCTCGATGTACACGCCATAACGGCCTCCGGAATTTTTGGGGTGCGCGTGAGGGATGTCACAAGGGAGCAGCGCACGGTCGGCAAGACGGTCAACTTCGCTACGATATACGGTCAGGGGGCCTTCGGGCTTTCAAAACAGCTTGGGATTTCTGCGGGTGAGGCGGCGAGTTATATAGAAAATTATTTCAAGAAGTATCCTGCCGTAGCCAAATATCGCGAACTCGTTTTATACGAGGCGAAAAACAGGGGATACGTCGAGACCCTATTTGGAAGAAGGCGTCCGGTAGGGGAGCTTTCAAGCCAGAACAGGATGGCGGTGCAGATCGCCGAGCGTGTTGCCTTCAATACGGTTTTTCAGGGGACTGCCGCCGATATAATCAAGATAGCCATGATAGATATACATGCCGGGATAGGCGATATTTCCAAAGGGGCGAAGATGATAGTCCAGGTTCATGACGAACTCCTCTTTGAGGTCCCTGATGGAGATTGTGAGGTTTTGAAGAGCTTCGTAGTTTCGAAGATGGAGGGGGCGGCGCAACTCAAAGTTCCGCTTGTGGTCGATGTTGGAATAGCCGATAACTGGGCCGAAGCCCACTGA
- a CDS encoding lipoate--protein ligase family protein produces MWRIIPEKDFCAAMNMALDEAIMERVRLGADPTIRFYSWNPSAVSIGYFQGYENEVNEEACRSSGTEIVRRITGGGAVYHDRKGEITYSLIAPEQIYPSEIAASYEVICGHIVEALTSIGIAARFSPINDVVINERKLSGSAQTRKKGVLLQHGTILYSVDVEKMFSLLRVPDEKMRDKLVKSVMKRVSSVKEQNPRISRGELGQALFHAFTKGKKWRRGDYLPEELSRALEIARIRYSERGWTTQR; encoded by the coding sequence ATGTGGAGAATAATCCCTGAAAAAGATTTTTGCGCCGCCATGAATATGGCGCTGGACGAGGCTATTATGGAGAGGGTTCGCCTGGGGGCTGATCCGACTATACGATTCTACTCCTGGAACCCCTCCGCTGTAAGCATAGGCTATTTTCAGGGGTATGAAAATGAGGTGAATGAAGAGGCATGCCGCTCCTCCGGAACAGAGATCGTCAGAAGGATTACAGGAGGGGGAGCGGTTTATCACGACAGGAAGGGCGAAATCACCTACTCCCTCATAGCACCCGAACAAATCTACCCCAGCGAGATAGCTGCAAGCTACGAAGTCATCTGTGGGCATATCGTGGAGGCCCTTACCAGCATTGGAATAGCTGCCCGCTTCAGCCCCATCAACGACGTCGTCATCAACGAACGGAAGCTCTCTGGCAGCGCGCAGACCAGAAAGAAAGGCGTCCTCCTGCAGCACGGCACGATTCTCTACAGCGTAGATGTTGAGAAGATGTTCTCACTGCTGAGGGTCCCCGACGAAAAAATGCGCGACAAACTCGTAAAAAGCGTCATGAAAAGGGTCTCCTCCGTCAAAGAGCAAAATCCTCGCATAAGCAGAGGAGAGCTCGGACAAGCCCTCTTTCACGCCTTCACAAAGGGTAAAAAATGGCGCAGGGGAGACTATCTCCCCGAGGAGCTGTCAAGGGCGCTGGAAATAGCGAGGATCAGATATTCGGAAAGAGGCTGGACTACGCAGCGATGA
- a CDS encoding HAD-IIB family hydrolase, whose amino-acid sequence MPKDISELQAENIRVIFFDIDDTLSSEGKIRPEAYAAMWKLKEAGKVIVPITGRPAGWCDHIARMWPVEAIVGENGAFYFMMKEGRMQKYYTADKSRRGEFKQGLEKIRAEVLSEVPSAGISSDQDYREFELAIDFCEDVPRLSDADIEKVEEIFKRHGATTKISSIHINGWFGDYNKLTTAKIFAKNELGIDVEKKNSLFTFCGDSPNDEPMFDFFDLSVGVANVMDFANRIKSMPKFITKSKSGKGFAELADKIISAGCSG is encoded by the coding sequence ATGCCAAAAGATATTTCAGAACTGCAGGCGGAGAATATACGGGTCATCTTTTTCGACATAGATGACACCCTTTCCAGCGAGGGTAAAATAAGACCCGAGGCCTACGCGGCGATGTGGAAACTGAAGGAGGCAGGAAAAGTCATCGTCCCCATAACCGGGCGCCCCGCCGGATGGTGTGATCATATAGCTCGGATGTGGCCCGTCGAGGCTATAGTCGGTGAAAACGGCGCCTTTTACTTCATGATGAAGGAAGGCAGAATGCAGAAGTACTACACAGCGGACAAATCCCGGCGTGGGGAATTCAAGCAGGGTTTGGAAAAGATACGCGCTGAAGTTCTCTCCGAGGTCCCATCTGCGGGGATATCCAGCGACCAGGATTATCGGGAATTTGAGCTCGCCATAGATTTCTGCGAGGACGTCCCCAGGCTCTCCGATGCCGATATCGAAAAGGTCGAGGAAATATTCAAGCGGCACGGAGCCACGACCAAGATCAGCTCGATCCACATCAATGGATGGTTCGGCGATTACAATAAACTCACCACAGCCAAGATATTCGCAAAAAACGAACTCGGGATAGATGTCGAAAAGAAAAACAGCCTATTCACTTTCTGCGGTGACTCTCCCAACGACGAACCGATGTTCGATTTCTTCGACCTGAGCGTAGGAGTTGCAAACGTGATGGACTTTGCAAACAGGATAAAATCGATGCCCAAGTTCATAACGAAATCGAAATCGGGAAAAGGCTTCGCGGAACTGGCGGACAAAATAATAAGCGCCGGATGCAGCGGGTAG
- the deoC gene encoding deoxyribose-phosphate aldolase — protein sequence MEIAKFIDHTLLKQEAIPADIEKLCKEAISNRFAAVCVNPVYVPLAAKLLGGSGVEVATVVGFPLGANTSRTKVQETEEALVNGATEIDMVMAIGLYKAGSFAEVRKDIEMVVRAAAGRTVKVILESCLLTEKEIEDASIISADAGAAYVKTSTGFSTGGATVEAVAAMKRAVGDRCKIKASGGIRTRDVALLMIDAGASRIGTSSGVAIVNP from the coding sequence ATGGAAATAGCCAAATTCATAGATCACACGCTGCTAAAGCAGGAAGCCATCCCCGCCGATATAGAAAAACTGTGCAAGGAGGCGATCTCGAACAGATTTGCCGCTGTATGCGTCAATCCTGTCTATGTTCCGCTTGCGGCCAAGCTGCTGGGCGGGAGCGGGGTGGAGGTGGCTACGGTAGTGGGTTTCCCTCTCGGCGCTAACACTTCTCGCACTAAAGTCCAGGAGACCGAGGAAGCGCTTGTCAACGGTGCAACCGAGATCGACATGGTCATGGCCATAGGCCTCTATAAGGCCGGGAGCTTTGCGGAGGTGAGGAAGGATATAGAGATGGTGGTCCGGGCCGCTGCAGGCCGCACTGTGAAGGTCATCTTAGAGAGCTGTCTGCTTACCGAGAAGGAAATTGAGGATGCGAGCATCATCTCCGCCGACGCCGGAGCCGCCTACGTCAAGACTTCCACCGGCTTTTCAACCGGCGGAGCCACCGTCGAAGCGGTAGCCGCGATGAAGAGGGCGGTCGGCGATAGGTGTAAGATAAAGGCCAGCGGAGGAATCAGGACGCGCGATGTTGCTCTGCTTATGATAGATGCCGGCGCATCGAGGATAGGGACATCCTCGGGTGTGGCTATAGTGAATCCATAG
- a CDS encoding purine-nucleoside phosphorylase, whose product MQIESFFDCVEESARWIQKKISTSPSAAVVLSGGLEKFLNSMTDQTAIPYKEIPNFPTPRAEGHAGRLVFGKFQGNPVAVMQGRFHYYEGHPPHVIVFPYFVLEKLGVRFLITTNAVGGIRRDLKPGDIMVVNDHINFMGMNPLIGIATQRKSDQFTDMTRAYDPELRELAHKVASEMKLDLKEGVYLATSGPNYETKAEIGAFRQLGADAVGMSTVPSVIAANFLKMRVLTLSCIANPAADLHPGEMNHKEVLAAMNELAPKAVDLIRGVLGDIFEKNV is encoded by the coding sequence GTGCAGATAGAATCATTTTTTGACTGTGTTGAAGAGTCTGCCCGGTGGATACAGAAGAAGATATCAACTTCGCCGTCGGCTGCCGTCGTTCTCTCTGGAGGGCTCGAGAAATTTTTGAACTCCATGACGGATCAAACGGCGATACCCTATAAAGAGATTCCGAATTTTCCGACTCCCCGTGCTGAGGGGCATGCGGGGAGGCTGGTATTCGGTAAATTCCAAGGGAATCCAGTAGCCGTAATGCAGGGGCGTTTTCATTATTATGAGGGGCATCCTCCTCACGTCATAGTTTTTCCGTATTTCGTACTGGAGAAATTGGGAGTGCGATTTCTAATCACCACTAATGCGGTGGGGGGGATTCGTCGCGATCTGAAGCCCGGCGATATCATGGTTGTAAATGACCACATCAATTTTATGGGGATGAATCCTTTGATAGGGATAGCGACCCAGAGGAAGAGCGATCAGTTTACGGACATGACGCGCGCTTATGATCCTGAGTTGAGGGAGCTGGCTCATAAAGTCGCCAGCGAGATGAAGCTGGACCTGAAGGAAGGGGTTTATCTTGCGACATCGGGTCCCAACTATGAGACCAAGGCGGAGATCGGCGCATTTCGCCAGCTGGGGGCCGACGCGGTAGGGATGTCCACCGTTCCTTCGGTCATAGCTGCAAACTTTCTAAAGATGCGCGTGCTGACCCTGTCGTGCATAGCCAACCCCGCTGCTGACCTGCATCCTGGTGAGATGAATCACAAGGAAGTGCTCGCCGCCATGAACGAGCTCGCTCCGAAGGCGGTGGATTTGATTCGAGGAGTGCTCGGAGATATCTTCGAAAAAAATGTTTAG
- a CDS encoding Ldh family oxidoreductase: MSEKIMLLPVDMAKEFMNDVLVGMGVPKEDALICRDVLIASDLKGIDSHGIGRLKMYYDRIKLGVQKPVTELEIVKDTETTAVVDGHHGMGHVIGFRSMRIAIDKAKKFGLGAVAVRNSTHYGIAGYYPEMAVKENMAGFTFTNARPSIAPTFGVEPLLGTNPLTFGAPTDEPFPFVIDCATSITQRGKLELYDRQEKETPVGLAINNLGQSLTDTKKLLSALTKGDAALLPIGGESELYGGHKGYGWAVMVEILSAALQDGAYLKGLLGEDESGKPAPYRLGHFFLAIDIEHFIPISIFKKIAGNIVRTLRNSQKVPGAGRIYTAGEKEYESERLRGKEGIPINNNLRKNLITMRDELGLAKYQTSF; encoded by the coding sequence ATGTCTGAGAAAATTATGCTGCTTCCGGTGGATATGGCAAAAGAGTTCATGAACGACGTTCTTGTCGGCATGGGCGTTCCGAAGGAGGACGCGCTCATCTGTCGGGACGTCCTTATAGCTTCGGATCTCAAAGGGATCGATTCGCACGGCATCGGCAGGCTCAAGATGTATTATGACAGAATAAAACTCGGCGTGCAGAAACCCGTAACAGAGTTAGAGATCGTAAAAGATACCGAGACGACTGCCGTGGTCGACGGGCATCATGGCATGGGGCATGTTATCGGGTTCAGGTCAATGCGCATTGCGATCGATAAGGCGAAAAAATTCGGACTCGGCGCGGTGGCCGTTAGAAATTCCACGCACTACGGAATAGCCGGATACTATCCCGAAATGGCCGTGAAGGAAAATATGGCGGGATTCACATTCACCAATGCCAGACCATCCATCGCGCCTACATTTGGAGTGGAACCGCTGCTCGGCACGAATCCTCTTACCTTCGGAGCTCCCACTGATGAGCCTTTCCCGTTCGTGATCGACTGCGCCACATCGATAACTCAGCGTGGGAAGCTGGAGCTCTACGATCGTCAGGAGAAGGAGACCCCAGTCGGACTTGCGATCAACAACCTCGGGCAATCCCTTACCGATACGAAAAAGCTGCTCTCGGCGCTAACGAAGGGGGATGCCGCGCTTCTTCCGATAGGTGGAGAGAGCGAACTCTATGGCGGGCATAAGGGATATGGTTGGGCGGTGATGGTCGAGATTCTCTCTGCGGCGCTACAGGATGGTGCCTATTTGAAGGGGCTCCTCGGTGAAGATGAATCGGGCAAGCCTGCTCCGTACAGACTCGGCCACTTCTTTCTCGCTATAGATATCGAGCATTTCATCCCGATATCTATCTTCAAGAAGATCGCTGGAAATATCGTAAGGACTCTCAGGAATTCACAGAAGGTTCCAGGTGCCGGGAGGATCTACACCGCAGGGGAGAAGGAATACGAGTCGGAGCGGCTCAGGGGGAAAGAGGGAATCCCGATAAACAACAATTTGAGAAAAAATCTTATCACTATGCGCGACGAGCTGGGCCTGGCGAAGTATCAAACGAGCTTTTAG
- a CDS encoding FHA domain-containing protein, producing the protein MTAEKPIELEFPINHALVEAATHAMEEWRVIKDRLRRIEEHKGQVTEKVYERVRKDYEERLASSTDSLLEKKEEIDKELSILESTRSKINGQLAEHKHKLEEVNFRNTLGEFAENEFREASKAEQEKIRKFETVLAAVESNISRYQSIFEDDDGLFVKQEESHPEEEISEFSEDPMISAIREADTTSPSTELDRETDAVNLLLSEEPQDDYFSAESSEPESREPDQTEESSTIKAPIEEIIGGRSPHPRILVISGEMSGTAYPLKGIVSFGRAESNTVTLRDSKCSRQHAQIQQHGNEFVVEDLNSSNGTFVNGERVSEHVLSNGDEIQIGDTLMQFQING; encoded by the coding sequence ATGACGGCGGAGAAGCCTATAGAACTTGAATTTCCAATCAACCACGCGCTGGTCGAGGCGGCGACGCACGCTATGGAAGAATGGCGCGTCATCAAAGACCGCCTCAGAAGAATAGAGGAACACAAGGGTCAGGTAACCGAAAAAGTTTATGAGCGAGTCAGAAAAGATTATGAAGAGAGGCTCGCCAGCTCCACCGACTCGCTCCTTGAAAAAAAAGAGGAGATCGACAAAGAACTCAGCATACTCGAAAGCACCCGCTCCAAAATCAACGGTCAACTCGCCGAACATAAGCATAAGCTCGAAGAGGTCAATTTCCGTAACACGCTGGGAGAATTCGCCGAGAACGAATTTAGGGAAGCCTCCAAGGCAGAACAGGAAAAGATTCGTAAGTTCGAGACGGTCCTCGCAGCAGTGGAGAGTAATATCAGCAGATATCAATCGATATTCGAGGACGACGATGGGCTCTTCGTAAAGCAGGAGGAAAGCCACCCCGAAGAGGAGATCTCCGAGTTTTCGGAAGACCCCATGATATCTGCGATAAGAGAAGCGGACACCACGAGTCCATCCACCGAGCTCGACCGCGAAACCGACGCAGTCAACCTGCTTCTTTCCGAGGAACCGCAGGATGACTACTTCTCGGCCGAATCTTCGGAACCCGAATCCAGAGAACCGGATCAAACAGAGGAGAGCAGCACGATAAAAGCCCCCATCGAGGAGATCATCGGGGGAAGATCGCCACACCCGAGGATACTTGTAATCAGCGGGGAGATGTCGGGGACAGCCTACCCCCTGAAGGGTATTGTCTCCTTCGGCCGCGCCGAATCAAACACCGTGACTCTGCGCGATTCAAAATGCAGCAGACAGCACGCCCAAATACAGCAGCACGGAAACGAGTTCGTCGTCGAGGATTTGAACAGTTCGAACGGAACCTTCGTCAATGGAGAGCGCGTCAGTGAACACGTCCTTTCCAACGGGGATGAGATACAAATAGGCGATACGCTGATGCAATTTCAGATCAATGGTTGA
- a CDS encoding bifunctional folylpolyglutamate synthase/dihydrofolate synthase, with amino-acid sequence MSYEEACEFLELLRPKGFHMDLGPITEGCSSMGQPQSEYPSVHIGGTNGKGSTAAFMTEILMKSGYRVGLYTSPHLVNVRERIQVNRKEISEDDFSNVIGMIRNSLMDERSLSFFEMLTLAAFVHFRESKVEIAVFETGLGGRLDATNVIIPKVSIITPISFDHTEHIGRTLSEIAREKAGIIKRGVPTVTAYQPAEVMNVIKNACDDIGSPLCTASPDDVKGELGLKGEHQRQNASCAVQAADILVEYGFHIDNVEKALLETSWPGRLEVVSQSPMVILDGAHNVAGAESLACFVRSSVPKKKAVLMLGVLGDKDFSGLIRPLAPLFSRIICVRAPSERAASPKDLAAAARSSGADISIEDGVVDALKKTMKKLGKDETLIVSGSLTVVGEAKAFFNRIS; translated from the coding sequence ATGTCCTACGAGGAAGCCTGCGAATTTTTAGAACTCTTGAGGCCCAAGGGATTTCACATGGATTTGGGGCCCATCACGGAGGGGTGCTCTTCGATGGGACAGCCGCAAAGCGAATATCCTTCCGTCCATATAGGCGGTACGAACGGGAAGGGGTCGACAGCGGCGTTCATGACGGAAATCCTCATGAAGAGCGGATATCGCGTTGGACTCTACACCTCTCCGCATCTGGTTAATGTCAGGGAGCGCATTCAGGTAAATCGAAAAGAAATATCCGAAGATGATTTTTCGAATGTCATCGGCATGATCAGAAACTCGCTGATGGATGAGCGCTCGCTCAGTTTTTTTGAAATGCTGACGTTGGCCGCGTTCGTTCATTTCAGGGAGTCGAAGGTGGAGATCGCGGTATTCGAAACCGGGCTCGGCGGGCGTCTTGATGCCACCAATGTCATTATCCCCAAGGTGTCGATTATCACCCCCATATCATTCGATCATACCGAACACATCGGAAGGACTCTGTCGGAAATTGCGAGGGAGAAAGCCGGAATAATCAAACGCGGCGTCCCTACGGTCACGGCTTATCAGCCTGCGGAAGTTATGAACGTCATCAAAAATGCCTGCGATGATATCGGCTCGCCTCTCTGCACGGCTTCTCCAGATGATGTGAAAGGCGAGCTCGGGCTCAAGGGCGAACATCAGAGGCAAAACGCATCATGTGCGGTGCAGGCTGCGGATATACTTGTCGAATACGGTTTTCACATAGACAACGTCGAAAAAGCGCTGCTCGAGACATCCTGGCCGGGAAGGCTGGAGGTCGTCTCGCAGTCGCCGATGGTGATCCTCGATGGCGCCCACAACGTAGCTGGCGCGGAGTCCCTCGCATGTTTTGTCAGAAGCAGCGTTCCAAAAAAGAAGGCCGTACTCATGTTGGGCGTTCTTGGCGACAAGGACTTCTCCGGGTTGATCCGCCCGTTGGCACCGCTTTTCAGCAGGATCATCTGTGTTCGGGCCCCTTCGGAGAGGGCCGCGTCACCAAAGGATCTCGCTGCCGCTGCCAGATCTTCCGGGGCGGATATCTCCATAGAGGATGGTGTCGTCGATGCCCTGAAAAAGACGATGAAAAAACTCGGGAAGGATGAGACTCTCATCGTCTCCGGTTCCCTGACGGTCGTAGGGGAGGCCAAGGCCTTCTTTAACAGGATCTCCTGA